In Mercenaria mercenaria strain notata chromosome 15, MADL_Memer_1, whole genome shotgun sequence, a single genomic region encodes these proteins:
- the LOC123561139 gene encoding cerebellin-1-like, producing the protein MLHCVIFVGIFLPNSFGIDLKDGGVLQSITKDIENLKTAYNICAEKLSDTDDLRHTIAELQKQNTGLTAKVQQLEQDRQTQVCDRKKNKEEGKTSSVGTSVPFISGQIQPQPGTLGIQKRQIPADGRVAFTAGLSAQIPNLGSHHTVIFDSVVTNIGNAYHPNSGVFIAPYKGAYVFNVKMKVPPRHKLHLQLVVDGKVVFDLGVEIPSSTDYESANEEFIIEVNQGADVFVRSDANGGLLYGYMRSLFSGFLLFETE; encoded by the exons ATGCTTCATTGCGTCATATTTGTCGGAATATTTCTGCCAAATTCATTTGGTATTGATTTGAAAGATGGCGGTGTTCTGCAGTCGATTACAAAGGATATTGAAAACTTGAAAACAGCGTATAATATATGTGCAGAAAAGCTCTCAGACACGGATGATCTAAGACATACAATAGCTGAACTTCAAAAGCAAAACACAGGTCTTACGGCTAAAGTTCAACAACTAGAACAAGACCGTCAGACGCAG GTATGTGATAGAAAGAAGAATAAAGAAGAAGGAAAGACATCCTCGGTCGGAACGTCCGTTCCATTTATCTCCGGGCAGATACAACCTCAACCAGGAACTCTAGGGATCCAGAAAC GCCAGATACCAGCCGACGGAAGAGTAGCTTTTACAGCCGGACTGTCAGCACAAATACCAAACCTTGGTTCGCACCATACTGTTATCTTTGACAGCGTTGTAACGAACATTGGCAACGCCTACCATCCGAATTCCGGCGTATTCATCGCACCGTACAAAGGTGCGTACGTTTTCAACGTAAAAATGAAAGTTCCACCACGACACAAGCTTCACCTTCAACTTGTTGTAGATGGTAAAGTAGTCTTCGACCTTGGTGTAGAAATCCCCAGTAGTACGGATTACGAATCTGCCAACGAGGAATTCATAATCGAGGTTAACCAAGGAGCTGACGTATTTGTTCGTTCAGATGCCAATGGTGGACTTTTGTACGGCTATATGCGATCTCTGTTTTCCGGATTTCTTCTTTTTGAAACCGAGTAA